Sequence from the Balearica regulorum gibbericeps isolate bBalReg1 chromosome 15, bBalReg1.pri, whole genome shotgun sequence genome:
tggtaaaaataaaaaaaccccaaacaacaacaaaacaactcaGTGTCATTATCgtacataaaaaaaatgaggcaaGAAAACTGTAATAAAAGTGGCTGAAGCAAAGACAGTCCTCCCCCACACCCCTAgtacaactggaaaaaaagtgtgaagcTGATTAAAGAACAGATTCATTCATCTGTTATAGCGCACATGTGATTTCCCCGGATTACTGAAATAAGCTGAGAAGCATTCAGCAGCTGTGATATAGTTTGAAAGTTTTAGAATGTGGGAGCTGTGGATTTCATAAAGAATCTTACTGCAGTAAAGACTGTACCTATCCTGCCGATGTGTAGTGTTGGAACCAGCTGCACAAAACAGTCATAGAATTAGTCAGCTGGTTCCTTTCTAAAACAATAAGGGGTCTTAGTGCAAGTTATAGATATGAATATAAAAAAGGTAAAGTCGATGGGAAGTTGTGGCACAGGGAAATATTCTATTTAAGTGAAATTAAAGAGCATTTCACCAAAGTCAATGTAATTATATtgataaaagataaaaagcattGGACCCAGCTTGTCTGTCCTGAAATTCACTTATCGTACCTGTGGATACCATGAAGATACCTTGACTATCTGCTGCCTTCAGATCCCAGTTAAGAATGTGATTCTCCTCTCCATGATTGAAAAGATTAAACAGcatcttaaaagcaaaaactcAAATCACCCTATGCATAAGCTACCAGCTGGTGCTTCATCAGAAACAGGAAGGATATTCTGGGGATAACTTGGGCTACTTCCCCTGGAATGTGAATGCACGAAGCAAGTCAGCACCACTTTTATGACTTCAGCATAAGTCAATGGTGACATTGACTTCCTGATGACATTTTTGGCATTGCCCACGGTCtgtatccatttttttttcatcacgCCTAAATCAGATTTTGTCAATTCCTGTTTATCCTCTAATCTTGAACAGGGAGAACCACCCGTAGAGCTGTGCACCTGGCCTACAGAAACAAGTGCAGAAGCCACAATAAGCGGCTCAATCTGCTAGAGAGTAGCATGCAGATGGCTTTGTTAGACTGTTCCACTAAAACCAGTTTGTGTGTTCCCACATGGTGCATTTCGTGGGAAAATAAGTCTTGTACATAGTAATGCGGTATGAAATTACAATTCcttatgcaatatttttctttttctttagtcaAAGAGGCAATTAATTGTGTCAAGGAGAAATTTAACTACTGTACACTCTACCACAAGAATGAAATGTATTGCCCACCTATTTTTCCCTGCTGGGTACCAGAGTTTTGGTACAGTGACAGTTCTGCattatggaaaaataagaggaaaaatgcagataaagTTTTGAATCAAAATTATAAAGTATTCATATAGCTCTTCTTTCATTATTACAATGTGATCTTATTAAATTTCTCATATAACTATGATTATAAGCAAAAACCCAGGTAAAACCCCAAAAATGAGTCAAGCAAAAAAGTCGACCAAAACCTAATAGACTAGATAAATGAAGCAAATTTGGAACTGAGGAGCCATATCCCAGTGACTGAATGTCTAGATTTTGTCTTTCGGTTATAACTGAAGGTCTTAGATGTATTTTGTACAACACAGTTATGAAGTAATTGTTGAACTTGTCCTTTAACAGTATctcatttaaaatcagaaaagcatTCATTTACAAAAAGTAATTCTTTCATCATCTATGTGTGCTAAATATTATTGTCCATCCAGGGAAGCAGGTACGAAGGAAGTTGTCTGAAGTTGCAGATGAGTCATGGCAAACCTAGAAACTGAATGGTCCTATCTGCTCACTGCTAGGCCTCCTGCCTCGATTTTTGTCATCTTATGCTCCTTGGACTgagacaaaaagaacaaaaagtaaGCGTTGCATAATTTGCATATTACAGGAAAATATGATTACTGCGGCCTATCACCatgaaaaaagccacaaaattcTAAAGACAAGAACAATTATTCTGAACTCCTGTTTGGAGATCTTCTTGCTCTTCTACAGTTTGTAATGTTTAGCACCTGTTCAAGAAATGCTTCTATAAATaaccattttctgtttcatgcaAAATTTACATTGAAAATTATCTTGGTGcagctgttctgtttttctacaATTGTGAATTgccaaaaaaaggaacagtaatTCCTTGGGGGCCCCGGAGttaaatcctttttatttaacatgATACTATGTAGTGGAGCAGTGATCGAAGCCTAACTATTATTGCTAGCTGTTCTTCGATTTGCTAAAACTGAAAACGGGAAAGCTCTTTGTAGATGATCCTCACTCTTTTACaatttctgtggcttttcagTTCCATAATTACTGACCCTGATGGCACACTGCCCGAAAAATGAATACTTTGATAATTTGCTGCTCTCTTGTAAGCCTTGTCATCTTCGATGTTCTGGTACACCACCGCCTTCGTGTGAAAACTACTGTGATAAGAGTAAGTGATATTTCTGCAATACTTTGTGGCTATGCTGGGCATTTTCATGTTGCATTTTACATAGACTTGTAAACATAAACACTTAAAGAAATCTAAAACCTGGGAAGTTTTTATCAGAATAATATGTGGGCTCAAAGATATTAAAGACATAGGCAGTATGTCCTGTATAAGTATGTGCGTTAATAAATTTGTAAAGCTCTCGAGCTTTACTTGAGCTGTTGCTCAATAGACATAGAAATTGCTCCTTTGATACAGAAGAAGTTTTATGTGTTGGACATGTTTACTGTTTGTTGGTTATCGTTTACAATTAATTTAATGcacttcttttatttcataagGTACTGATTCAAGTGGAATTCTTTGGATTTGCCTGGGCTTAGGAGTGATTTTAATGCTCACTCTGTTCACCTTAATGGTCTTGTTTAAATGGAAACATCTAAGGccactaaaagaaaaactgaaaaacacaggTGAATAAATAcgatttttcacaaaataattttacatcaTTGTACATTTTAGCTACTCTTACCATGTATAAATTTTGCATGTCATTTATATTCCAGATTCTGATAACTGTCTTTGTTGGATTGTTTTGTAGTCCTCAAATAGTTATTGGGGAATAAAATATCCAGATGATAACTTGTCAAAGCAGCAAACTCTCTTTGTGGGTTCTGGATCACGTCAGGATTGTTTTGTTGCGTATTCATACCTGGCTTATTTGCTGGTGTTTGAGAAATCATTTATGAACCAACCCTCAATAGCATAAGATCTTTATGAGTTTCATCCTCTTCTCAATGAATGCAAAAGGAATTCTACCCCAGCAGAGAATACACATTCAATGTTTTCCATCTTATAagacagtaaataattttacttaGTATTCTAGCCTGTGAGAAGTATATGTGGTGTATTTTGGGAAGctgataaaaattaaagtatttttacattttacaaataCTAATATTTGTGGAGTGTTCAGCCAATGAATAATAACTGATTAGAAAGTATATATTGGATTACTTAAATGCTTGTCCTGAAGTACAGGGGGTATATTGTCATAGAACAAAAGATTATCGTATATAACTACATCTTAAAACTTTCACTAAGGTTAGGAACATAGTTGGAACATAATGAAATTTGGATCTTTAATAACTGTATGCCTGGTGTACCATGATGTATGTACTAAATTAACTTCTGTATGTTTACAGACTCTTCTGTGGAGCTGAATAATATTCTCAAGGCTCATACTGAAAGCAGTGTAAATACAGAAGGAATTAGGCACTCACTTCAAAGTGAGACATTAATGTATTCAGTGGAAGAATGCACTTGCAGTGACTGTGGCTTGGTAAAACCTCAGACTGGCTGTGAAACTTCATTTCCATTACCAGCTACAGAAGAAGGAGCTACTGTTCTAGTTACCACGAAATCTTTCGATTATTGCAACTATATTCTGGGTGCTGGGTGACTATAAGAGAAGTATATTTTTACTGCATAATAATAGAGTTATTCCAGTATAGCTATTAATCTTAATACTTGCAGTCAGTGGAGAAGACTAGTACATTATCCTTATAGATCTTCCATTGAGCTTTCATTAATATTGTcatattatttctaattttagtATCTCTTTGGTCAAGTATTTCTACATTATTCTCAGGTACTAAAGTAGTTAttggaatttttaatttctgaatgtcCCCATGTAGGCtggctttttctgcctttagtGATTGTATCTGCTTACGCCGGATGTATACAAGCCCATGAATAAACCAGTttgcaaatatgtattttatgttaaacTCAGATCTTGTACCAAAAATCGCTTGATGGTACACAAGGAATGTTCCAAGGGGCAGAAATGAATATCTGCATTACATCCCCAGCCTTGCAAAGAGTAATTTCAAATAAGCATCAAATCTGATGCTTGAAAGGGGAATGCTCTAATGATGAATACCTTTGTGGAGGATGGAGTTCCTCCAGCTCCGAGTACCTCTGGGTCACTGGGGGAGGTTGTGGTGCTGTGGAGCACTGTCCATACCTGCCATCCCAATGCACAGACTTCTCTTGAAGGGCCAAGTGTTTTCAGACTGTATTCTATGAAGATTTCTTTctagtttactttttttttttttttttacttacccTAGTTAAATGTACAAGTAATGCTGATTAGATATAGTCATGCTAGGTTACTGTGTGGCCTAAAATTAGGAATACACTTTTGTCACCTTGCCTCCCAAAcattattttcctaatattaGGCCAGTTTTATTCCTGGAAAACTGTGACAATAACAGAAGCaactatgtttttatttgtacataACTTTCTATTTCAGGTTCTTGCATGAATgatgaattaaaatgtttcaagacTAGTAAATTATTGGACAAAATCTACGAACGATCGGTATTACAGCATCTTTAGGAGGCTGACCACAGTGTTTGGTCCAGGTATGAGTTAGCTGTGTAGGTCTGGCCACACGTAGCCCAAACCTCTGAACAGGCCTACCGAGCTGTTAGACGTGTTACTGGTGGTTATCGGGGAGCTCCGCAGAGCCTGGGGCAGCGCGGGGCAGGCGCCGTACCCAGTGTGCACACAGGGACCAGCCACGGGACGCCTTACACCAGGTCCACAACATTTAAGACAAAGACTTCAttactttgccttttttgtaTTAGAGGGTTCCCAATTTACCGGTTTTTTTTGAAACCTGACCAGGGCTTTTAGCTCACACACCACACGTGAGAGCACTGAACGTTTTGTCTTggtttttctcatctttcatttGCCCGGCATTTCTCGCCTCCCCGCAGAAGCACCGCACGGGGGGACCTTTATGTGGCGGCACTGCCAGAGGAGgctggcggggcggggccgggcagggcagggcaggacagcAGCGCCGGTGCAGCCCCTCGGGAGGGCGAACAGCTTCCCGCCTCTTTCCCGGGCGCGGCGCTGTGAGGCGGCACCGCGCCGTGAGGGCTCCTCAGGACGCGGCGGAGCTCCCTGCCCCGAGCGGAGCGGAGCCGGGTTTACCTTCCGGGGTGGCGGGGTGGGGTTCCGGGGCGGAGTGTGTGCGTTGGCCGGTCCGGCTTTGGGCTGCGCGGGAGGAGGGACCGGGTCCGGCGGACGGAGGGTGCGAGCCCCGCGGCCGCCATGAGTGGTGAGTGGAGGGCTGGAGCGGGGCCCTCTCCCCCGCCAGGCCGCGCTCGGTGGGGCCGCCGGGTCTCCGGGGGGCTGGCGCGGGCAGAGCTTGCCCGGGGCGTCCTAGCCGCTACGCTGCCTGCCCGACCAGGCGTCGCCCGGTCCCCCGCGGCCGAggcccctttccctccctcgCTTCTCCCCGGAGGGGCCGGGGTCTGCGGGCTGGCGTGGCACAGGAGGCGTTGGCCTCCCTGGCCCTGCGGTGCGGAGTAGGGCTGAGCCCGGGTctgcctccccgctccccgTTTCGGCTCCCCGAGCCCCCCAGAGCGGTGTTTTACCTGGGCTCAAAGCCCCGAGCCGCCCGTGAGCCTGGCACTGGCTCGCAGCACAAGCCATGCTGGTCCCGGGAGCTCCCTTGCCTCAACTGTGCAGAACCACTGGAAATATTCCCGAGAAAGTAAATCACTaagagaaaataacaataatgataTGCATGCTTACTTATGTGCGGTTGGTGAGAGAGGTGAGAAGCATGACTAGTGAAAAAGTGGTCCCTTGCAGTGCTGAGGGTGTATCATTGCTGTTTCTGCCCCTCAGCCCCCGGGAGGATGTGCCAGCTGTGGATGTCTTCCTTTCTGGCCTCCGCGTTACAGGGAAGCGGTGTGTGGGCGTGCTGAATCCTGGGGGTTCTGAGGTTTTGTGGGgggaaatatttgaaagctttGCATGAGAATTGGGGCCTGTAAACTCTAGGGCTGGAGGAGACATAGCCGCTTGAATGGGCCAGAGTGAGAGTTATttggtgggatggaggaggaaatTGTAATAgatttttcctgtaaatatgCACTTGGTATGTCTTAAAACACATTGGCaagagtttgtttgttttttaagatgGGAGGTGCTTTAGGAAATGCTTTCATGGGTGTGCTTATATAACCTCAGTGGTGGAAGCTGCAGACAGCACTCTGCACCTGAAGATTAGATCATATGTTCTCTCCCACCCTGACTTAATGCGTGGTGAAATCTGTTGCCAAAGATAGTAAGAAAAAATTTGAAGAGTTGACCGAAGTAACTGAATGGTATGTGTTTTATGGTAgcagtcatttctgaaaatgaaaccaaaaatgaaaatgaaaacacttcagttgtgtttttctctgtttggtTCTCACCTTTGTGgtaagaagaaagcaaaacatttttatggaagaagacatgaagaaaaaaaagattattgtGGGGAAAACTATTAATTAGCGTTGTGAAAAATGCAGTCAAATCTTTGAAACCATGGGAGAAGAAAGTTTCTCAAGTGTTTCAGATCTTGACACAACATAGACTAAATCCtaattctgaactttttaaGAGTCAGCATTTTCATATGGAAAACCACAGCCCTTCAGTGATGAATTCAGGCTGGGACTAGCCTTGTGCAGATTTGTACAAATCAGAGCCTAACTCTTCCTAGGAGGCTCATCTTGGGGAGCTCTGCTTGAATTCTGTGACTCAAAAGGCAAGGTGGCACCTCTCATGGCATAGAGCCTTGTCACATaggtatttttaatagctttaatatttttctttttttttattttaaacaatgaaGAGATAGGGGTTTATGAGGAGAGGAAACATTTAATTACTTACAAAGGAATAATGCCTAAGGTGAGGTTAAGGGTAGTAGTTGAATTGCGTGGCTAACCTACCCGTGTGTTGCCCTTGCCAAAACCTACACGACTTTTCCAGCAATTTCAAATAGACAGCAAGATAAGGCAAAGAACACTAATTATGCACTTTGCCAAACATGACTGTTATACAATGCTATACAGAATATTTCCAGAATAATGGAAGTGGAGCAGATCAGGACAGAGAAATGTGTATCACTATCTTGCTTGTTTCAGATAAAGTAGATGGCCGATGTTAACATCATTGAATTTAACCATGTCCTTTCTTTAGTGGGTGTAACAGCACTGTCTACGCTTGTTTCCCTACCCAGTTTTGGCCCTTAAAAGGGCCGTTGCTAAAATATGGATAGAAGAACCTCTTTCCCTAATggcattaattatttttaacgTATATTTTTTTAGCTACTGTGTATTTCTAGTGGATTTGAAGGTAACTTCCTGATGATTTGGGCATTACTTTAATATTACTAATGCTACTTACTAATTACATACTCATATTTTATTGGACAGCGTTGAATAGGCTAAACTTTCAAAGGAAGTAACACAAGGATGCTAGATTTATGTACTTGTCAAGAATTAGGGGTGTTGTCGCATGTTTAATGACAGTTTCAAAAAACATATAAAGATGTGACTAATTCAGGATGAGGCAATAGAAGCCTAATAATGTAGTATAAAGTAGCATTTAAATTAGGTCTGTTTGGTTTATCTTAAATTTGTACCCTCAGAACCTGTACTAGAGCAAGCAAAAGGAATTGCGGTCTGAAATTTTGCATACAAGACTTCCAGAAGTATGGAAGAGCcatctgagatttatttttttaacctatatGCTACATGTGGTACTGAAGAGAGCTGTACCTGTAAAGACTTGGGTGAAAATCCTGTTTTACTTTACTTGGGCAGTCAGTTTTCGTCTGCTGCGTAGGTGTGGATATTTCTGGCAGGGTCTGGAGAGAAGTTTGTTATAAAAACAGGAAGGCATGACCATGAACAGCAAAAGATGACAGGGGCCACAGAGGCAGGTGCAGTACCTAAGCCTATTTTTAACCCTTTCTAGACTGAGTAGGTGTCGGTGGGAGGAGTCTCTTGAAGTTTCTTAGGTTTTGTAACCTTATACTTATgttttcacaattatttttagaCTCATGTATGAACTTCCTTTTTTATTGCAATAGCCTAAATATAGCCTTTTTCTGAGTAATGCTGTTTTTATGCATTCTATGGTTTGTATTTGTATGGGAGTTACTACAGTTTTTATCACTATTTTGAATCAGTAGAAGGGTATTTTGGTCAGTTTGTAATACATTGTTAGTCCTTAAATCCACTAGAGTTGATCACACTTAATTGATGCTCTTGtctgaaaaaataccttttttattttttaaagacttagtttagaaaatgaagactgtaaaagaacaaaatcttaaaTAGAGTTGGAAGAGATTTATTATGTTCCATCTacttgaaacaaaaacattgctAAATAGTATTACGTTTTCTAGGCTTATTATGAAGGAAGATATATCCTCTACTTGAAAAAACACACAActtaatttttcaattaaaaaaaaagactttgtgaatattctttttcttctacctGTAACATTTCTGTCAGGCAGAACAATAGAAGAATTCTGAAGGCATGCATTGAGCAGAAACCTCAGCCAGCCCTCAGCGTAGATGCTACATGGCCTCGTAGCCCTGTTAACGGTGAAGGTGATCTGAAGTGCTTATGGAAATCATTGATTGTAATCACGTGCAGTCCTAATTGTTACTAGCACGAATttacaagtaaaataaagacaaaatacacATTACACTGCACTCAGTCAGTGTATATTTAAGGCTGTCTGATAGCACATGCTTTAGTCTTTTAGCACATCAGTTAGCATAGTGATCATCTGTaggttttctgtatttatgcgtttttttgtattattcaCAGTCTGGTGTGTAGTTGCAAACCATTTCTGTGTTACCAAATAGATACAAAGGTGCCAAACAgatgtgcatttaaaaagtaacatgTATTGCATTTGGAAGTCAAACTTCACCTATGTACttagtattttcatttgataGATGTTTTTCAGGTCACAAAATTATGAATTACATGCATTTGTTCTGTAGTAGTCTCAAACTGTTTAATATAAAGAGAAATGTTGCATTGTGCCTATTCTCGCAGGTATGTGGATAGCATAAGACTGTAGAAGTGATGAGCTttgaaacaggagagaaaatcTGCAGGTTTGTTTATATTCAGTGTTACTGTGCATGCGGGGTTGTACTAAAAGTTGGGATTTGATTATTTTCCGTATTTTACAGTTACGTGATTTATTATAAGGCATTTAGATGTGTAGGCACGTGTCTTATTTTTGCAATGCATGCATGGTAAGAACACtgaatataatttaataaaattgtaaTCTCTTAAGGAGAAGTGGAGTAGTAGGGATTATATGAATTTAACCTTATCTTCACAGTGCCATAACTGGCATAGTCGTTTGGAAGTTAGAACCTACGTGGCATGGGGTTTGTTTCTGGAGGCCTTTACAAGCATTGAACATTGTGCGCATCTTCACCAGAGTTTGCACGCATCGGAGTGTTTGACTAACCTCATGCCGGAACCAAACCTCACATCACATGTCTGCACAGTTTGAGTCAGGGTTCAAAATTGGAAGTATAACTTCTTGAAAATCCACTGTAACCAGCTAAATATGCATTGGGAAGCTTAGCTAGCCAGCAGCTACATTTGCAcgtttttcctgttgttttctttactcTAGCATTGTGTATTATAGACTTacagtggggtttttcttcttatttaaGATGAAACAAAGGCAGAATAATTTCAATAGGACAAGTTTTATTCCCTCCTGCTGGTTTGAACTACTTTGAATGGGATTACGAAGGTGGGAAGTTCTGGGACCGGGACCTCACAGTATTGAGTTCCTCGCAAGAGGAAGAGACATGTCTCTTTGATGTCATCTCTGTTTACTAGAGGGCTTATTGTGTGGTGGTTGACTTTCAGTATCTGGAGTAACTTGCTCATGCAGAGTTTTGGTAATTGCCTTTCAATCTGTGCATATATTGGTTGTATGCTctttcagaggaagagaagaatagaCTGACTTTAATTCCAGAGAGGTCGCAGAGGTTTTTGAAGGATATTTTGAACTTAAGTTCAGAGTAAAGACATTATAGAGGTGATGTAGGTTAATTATACGATAAGTTTTACACATATTCACGGGAGTTCataaagcattttctgaagAGCTAAGTATTATGCTATTTGTTGTTGAAATGATTGAGAAGTTGGAGATTGTCTTGTGTAGTAACAAACTAGATTTCATAGGTGTTAATCAGGAAGAACAGTGCTGGTAGTTACATTTTAAGGGATTTATTGTAACAATTGCTCTCTGTTCACCTGACTTAAAACCCTTTCTGTAGTAAGGTTGTTTGATAGCAAGTAGATATTCCTGCTGTCTCTTTCTCactttccattaatttcttgTGCTGGGACGATATACTGCACTGGTGGTTGTCCCACTACGAATGTTTATGGGGTTGCTGTGCGACCCTCATCATACACCTAATCCAACCCAccaaaaaagcagtttaaaaaaattttaaaaatctaaagcTAGGTCAGTTCCAGAGTTGCAATATGGCCCCACAGGTGGTTGTGCCAAGCAGCTAGGGGCAAGCTGTGCTGGTTGTGCAGTTATACCATAGTTAGTATTCCTGCAATATACCTTTTATCATGAAACCAGTATCTTGCTAAAATAAGGCTCTA
This genomic interval carries:
- the TNFRSF17 gene encoding tumor necrosis factor receptor superfamily member 17, whose protein sequence is MAHCPKNEYFDNLLLSCKPCHLRCSGTPPPSCENYCDKSTDSSGILWICLGLGVILMLTLFTLMVLFKWKHLRPLKEKLKNTDSSVELNNILKAHTESSVNTEGIRHSLQSETLMYSVEECTCSDCGLVKPQTGCETSFPLPATEEGATVLVTTKSFDYCNYILGAG